From the Oceanicaulis alexandrii DSM 11625 genome, one window contains:
- a CDS encoding Fe(3+) ABC transporter substrate-binding protein: MKLASACSSLFAGLMGLTALGACSPSGSPDGEVVNVYTARHYASDDQVYAAFTEETGIAVNVIEAPGDLLIERVRADGDRSQADVVITVDAGRLWRADEAGLFQPAPELADTLQAVPANLRQPDGDWFGFASRVRVIAYAKDRVDPSLINNFSDLTAPEWAGRICVRSSNNVYNQSLLAAMVAQQGADAAEAWAEGVVSNLARPPQGGDTDQIRAVAARECDVAIINHYYLARIMRSEDPGDQEIADQIGVVFAGLGEGGAHVNVSGAGLAANAPHRENAIAFLEYLLTEDSQRAFAELTNEYPVIADVTYDNDVLDAFGAYASDDVNVDALGENAGEAQRIFDRVGWP, translated from the coding sequence ATGAAACTCGCCTCAGCCTGCTCAAGCCTTTTCGCCGGACTGATGGGTCTGACGGCTCTGGGCGCCTGCAGCCCGTCGGGATCACCTGACGGCGAAGTGGTGAATGTCTATACGGCGCGGCATTACGCGTCTGACGATCAGGTCTACGCCGCCTTCACTGAGGAGACCGGGATTGCGGTCAATGTCATTGAAGCGCCGGGTGATTTGCTGATCGAGCGCGTACGCGCCGATGGCGACCGCTCCCAGGCGGACGTGGTGATCACGGTGGATGCAGGCCGGCTCTGGCGCGCCGATGAAGCGGGGCTGTTCCAGCCCGCGCCCGAACTTGCTGACACCTTGCAAGCGGTGCCCGCCAATCTGCGCCAGCCCGATGGCGACTGGTTCGGCTTCGCCAGCCGGGTTCGCGTCATCGCCTACGCCAAGGATCGTGTGGACCCATCCCTGATCAATAATTTCAGCGACCTGACGGCGCCGGAATGGGCGGGCCGGATCTGCGTGCGCTCGTCCAACAATGTCTACAATCAGTCGCTTCTGGCGGCCATGGTGGCCCAGCAAGGCGCAGACGCCGCTGAAGCCTGGGCTGAAGGCGTGGTCAGCAATCTGGCGCGCCCGCCCCAGGGCGGCGACACCGACCAGATCCGCGCCGTCGCTGCGCGCGAATGCGATGTGGCCATCATCAACCATTACTATCTTGCGCGGATCATGCGCTCTGAGGATCCGGGCGATCAGGAGATAGCGGACCAGATCGGCGTTGTCTTCGCCGGCCTTGGCGAGGGCGGCGCCCATGTGAACGTGTCCGGCGCCGGTCTGGCCGCCAATGCGCCGCATCGCGAGAACGCGATCGCCTTTCTAGAATATCTGTTGACCGAAGACTCCCAGCGCGCCTTCGCCGAGCTGACCAACGAGTATCCGGTGATCGCAGACGTCACGTATGACAATGACGTGCTGGACGCCTTCGGCGCCTATGCGTCAGATGATGTGAATGTGGACGCGCTCGGCGAGAACGCCGGCGAAGCCCAACGCATCTTCGACCGCGTCGGCTGGCCGTGA
- a CDS encoding DUF4386 domain-containing protein — MTSATHPASPEFAFRPTARFAGVLYLAIIVLGLVSEVLLRGPVLAGGADGLNLASALPLRQSLVADALMVMADLGVAVLLYRLLAPYGAGLALAALMFRGAQAMVISANLLFQVRAVQLLDAGAPSSEVIGLLGVQAIGYDLGLAFFGVNCLLTALLLIRARALPVWLAGLIGVSGLVYLTGTGLRLLAPEAYDSFALAYLVPVAGESLFALYLLIAGGRWVRP, encoded by the coding sequence ATGACGTCAGCGACACACCCGGCGAGCCCTGAGTTCGCATTCCGACCGACTGCGCGTTTCGCAGGCGTGCTCTATCTCGCCATTATCGTCTTGGGACTGGTCAGCGAAGTCTTGCTTCGCGGACCGGTGTTGGCTGGCGGGGCGGACGGCTTGAACCTCGCTTCGGCTCTGCCGCTCAGGCAAAGCCTGGTGGCGGACGCGCTGATGGTGATGGCTGATCTGGGGGTGGCGGTGCTGCTCTACCGGTTGCTCGCTCCGTACGGCGCCGGGCTGGCGTTGGCGGCGCTGATGTTCCGCGGCGCCCAGGCGATGGTCATCAGCGCTAATCTGCTCTTCCAGGTGCGCGCCGTGCAGCTGCTCGACGCAGGCGCGCCTTCATCCGAGGTGATCGGACTGCTGGGCGTTCAGGCGATCGGCTATGATCTGGGACTCGCCTTTTTCGGGGTGAATTGCCTTCTGACGGCGCTTCTGCTGATCCGGGCCCGTGCGTTGCCGGTTTGGCTGGCGGGGCTGATCGGCGTGTCAGGGCTTGTCTATCTGACCGGAACAGGGCTGCGTCTTCTGGCGCCGGAGGCCTATGACAGCTTCGCGCTGGCCTATCTGGTCCCCGTGGCGGGGGAGAGCCTGTTTGCGCTTTATCTGCTGATTGCGGGCGGGCGCTGGGTCAGGCCCTGA
- a CDS encoding phosphoglycolate phosphatase, protein MATNDFCTREGALRLKERIEAYWKERGYDVNIELTEAGFMPAMRSARTDVRSNMVNGMPRPANDRSSERRSA, encoded by the coding sequence ATGGCCACCAACGACTTCTGCACCCGTGAAGGTGCGCTCCGCCTCAAAGAACGTATCGAAGCATACTGGAAAGAGCGCGGCTACGACGTGAACATTGAACTGACCGAAGCCGGCTTCATGCCGGCCATGCGTTCGGCGCGCACCGATGTGCGCTCCAACATGGTCAACGGCATGCCGCGCCCGGCGAACGACCGTTCTTCCGAGCGCCGCAGCGCCTAA
- a CDS encoding HAD hydrolase-like protein, which translates to MHTNLNGARIAFDLDGTLVDTAPDLVRALNESVGPLGFDPVPLEDVRAMVGRGARALIERAFEREGRPSPDAELVTDRLTVFLDAYRADIARHSRPFAGVEAALDSLAAAGARLSVCTNKPTQLAIPLLDALNMRHRFERVIGPEDAPAKKPDASHLLVAVGGEPIDHACVLVGDSEPDALAAKAAGAGSVIFEGGYSEKPARTLGADRLFAAYGVLPDLLAELIVTRKSA; encoded by the coding sequence ATGCATACCAATCTGAACGGCGCCCGGATCGCCTTTGACCTTGACGGCACGCTGGTGGACACGGCGCCCGATCTGGTGCGGGCGCTCAATGAAAGCGTCGGGCCTTTGGGGTTCGATCCGGTGCCGCTTGAGGATGTGCGCGCCATGGTGGGCCGCGGCGCCCGCGCCCTGATCGAGCGCGCTTTCGAGCGTGAGGGACGCCCGTCGCCGGACGCGGAGCTGGTGACCGACAGGCTGACGGTGTTTCTGGACGCCTATCGCGCAGACATCGCCCGCCATTCACGACCGTTTGCGGGCGTTGAGGCGGCGCTCGATTCGCTGGCGGCGGCGGGGGCGCGGTTGTCGGTCTGCACCAACAAACCGACTCAGCTGGCGATTCCCTTGCTGGACGCGCTGAACATGCGCCACCGATTCGAACGGGTGATCGGACCGGAAGATGCGCCAGCCAAGAAACCGGACGCCTCGCACCTGTTGGTCGCTGTGGGCGGAGAGCCCATCGACCATGCGTGCGTTCTGGTAGGGGATTCAGAACCCGATGCCCTGGCGGCGAAAGCGGCGGGCGCCGGGTCAGTGATATTCGAGGGCGGTTATAGCGAAAAGCCGGCCCGCACGCTGGGTGCGGACCGGCTTTTTGCGGCGTATGGCGTGTTGCCCGACCTGTTGGCCGAGCTGATCGTCACACGCAAAAGCGCTTAG
- the glmU gene encoding bifunctional UDP-N-acetylglucosamine diphosphorylase/glucosamine-1-phosphate N-acetyltransferase GlmU encodes MSSRPRAAIILAAGHGKRMKSAMAKPLHAIAGRSMLDWSLALADAVKADRKVVVWGAHAPEVKTQAEAAGAETAVQDPPQGTGHAVQQAQDALSGFEGDVIVLYADTPLIQPETVERVFDALGEGAAVSVLGFEPDAPGGYGRLIENAEGGLEAIVEAKDASADELKVRLCNSGVLAMPAELMFELLGEVTNENASGEYYLTDLVGLARGRGLPAKAVKADADEVLGVNSRVDLADAEAAFQARARHSAMVEGVTLIAPETVFFSHDTMIENDVVIEPHVVFGPGVVVKSGARIRAYSHLEGAEVHGGCEVGPYARLRPGAVLKAGAKVGNFVEVKKAVLGEGAKANHLSYIGDASVGAKANIGAGTITCNYDGFLKHQTVIGAGAFIGSNSSLVAPVSIGEGAMTGSGSVITDSVPDDALAVSRAKQMNKEGWAARFRRAMSAKKDKIKKG; translated from the coding sequence ATGTCCTCTCGCCCCCGCGCCGCAATCATCCTCGCCGCCGGCCATGGCAAGCGTATGAAATCGGCGATGGCCAAGCCGCTCCACGCGATTGCGGGCCGCTCCATGCTCGACTGGTCGCTGGCGCTGGCGGACGCGGTGAAGGCGGACCGGAAAGTGGTGGTCTGGGGCGCGCATGCGCCGGAGGTGAAAACCCAGGCTGAGGCGGCAGGTGCGGAGACCGCTGTGCAGGACCCGCCCCAGGGCACCGGTCATGCCGTGCAACAGGCGCAAGACGCGCTGTCCGGCTTTGAGGGCGATGTGATCGTGCTCTACGCTGATACCCCGCTGATCCAGCCCGAAACCGTTGAGCGCGTGTTTGACGCGCTTGGAGAGGGCGCGGCGGTGTCCGTTTTGGGCTTCGAGCCGGACGCGCCGGGCGGCTATGGCCGTCTGATCGAGAACGCCGAGGGCGGGCTTGAGGCGATTGTCGAGGCCAAGGACGCCAGCGCGGACGAGCTGAAGGTCCGCTTGTGCAATTCCGGCGTTCTGGCCATGCCCGCCGAACTCATGTTCGAGTTGTTGGGCGAGGTGACCAATGAGAACGCCAGCGGCGAGTATTACCTCACCGATCTTGTGGGGCTGGCGCGCGGACGCGGCCTGCCCGCAAAAGCGGTGAAGGCGGATGCGGATGAGGTGCTGGGCGTGAACTCGCGCGTGGACCTCGCCGACGCTGAAGCGGCGTTTCAGGCCCGCGCCCGACACAGCGCGATGGTGGAGGGGGTGACCCTGATCGCGCCCGAAACCGTCTTTTTCAGCCATGACACAATGATCGAGAACGATGTGGTGATCGAACCCCATGTGGTGTTCGGGCCGGGCGTGGTGGTGAAATCCGGCGCCCGCATTCGCGCCTATTCCCACCTGGAAGGCGCTGAAGTGCATGGCGGCTGCGAGGTTGGTCCCTATGCCCGCCTGCGTCCGGGGGCTGTGCTGAAGGCCGGCGCCAAGGTCGGCAATTTCGTCGAAGTGAAAAAAGCGGTGCTGGGAGAGGGCGCAAAAGCGAACCACCTTTCCTATATCGGAGATGCGAGCGTGGGCGCGAAGGCCAATATCGGCGCGGGCACGATCACGTGTAATTATGACGGGTTTCTCAAGCACCAGACGGTGATCGGGGCGGGCGCCTTTATTGGCTCCAATTCGTCTCTGGTGGCGCCGGTCAGTATTGGCGAGGGCGCGATGACCGGATCGGGCAGCGTGATCACCGATAGCGTGCCCGATGATGCGCTTGCGGTGTCGCGCGCCAAGCAGATGAACAAAGAGGGCTGGGCGGCGCGTTTCAGACGCGCCATGTCCGCTAAAAAAGACAAGATCAAGAAGGGATAG
- a CDS encoding NAD-dependent succinate-semialdehyde dehydrogenase has protein sequence MTELLDRLKDKALLKTQSFINGAWVEGKPWIEVTSPSNRSVLAQMSDVGAKGAEDAIDAAAEAFKTWKNTSVFERAALVKKWHDLILEHADDLGHLITAEMGKPFPEARGEVVYGAGFVDWSAEEAKRSHGETIQTPFPGSRGWTIHQPIGVVACITPWNFPSAMITRKCAPALAAGCTVVVKPAPETPLSALALAELAKRAGFPDGVFNVITGDAPAIGDVFTQSDKVRMVGFTGSTPVGKLLMKQASSTVKRVALELGGNAPFLIMDDADIEKAADGVIASKFRASGQTCVSANRIIAHAPIADKLIAALKERISAIKVGDGLTEGVTVGPLIHDEAVARVDKLVENARERGAVIHTGGKSLADELGGSFYAPTLIEGGTDFELELACFEIFGPVCAVYRVDSEDEMIELANSTPYGLAAYVYTRDVGRVHRISEALDFGMIGVNAPMVGSPATPFGGVKESGIGREGGKWGVEEFTELKFVLLSGVDQ, from the coding sequence ATGACCGAGCTTCTAGACCGCCTCAAGGACAAGGCTCTGCTCAAGACCCAGTCCTTCATCAACGGCGCCTGGGTCGAGGGGAAGCCCTGGATCGAGGTGACCAGCCCGTCAAACCGGTCGGTGCTGGCGCAGATGAGCGATGTGGGCGCCAAGGGTGCGGAAGACGCGATCGACGCCGCCGCTGAAGCCTTCAAGACCTGGAAGAACACTTCGGTGTTTGAGCGGGCGGCGCTGGTGAAGAAATGGCATGACCTGATCCTCGAGCACGCCGACGATCTGGGGCATCTGATCACGGCGGAAATGGGAAAACCCTTCCCTGAAGCGCGCGGCGAAGTGGTGTATGGCGCAGGCTTTGTGGATTGGTCGGCTGAAGAGGCCAAGCGGTCCCATGGCGAGACCATCCAGACCCCGTTCCCGGGCTCGCGTGGCTGGACGATCCATCAGCCGATCGGCGTTGTCGCCTGCATCACGCCGTGGAACTTCCCCTCGGCCATGATCACCCGCAAATGCGCTCCGGCGCTGGCGGCCGGCTGCACCGTGGTGGTGAAACCCGCGCCGGAAACGCCGCTGTCCGCCCTGGCGTTGGCCGAACTGGCCAAGCGCGCAGGTTTTCCGGACGGCGTTTTCAACGTCATTACCGGCGACGCCCCGGCCATCGGCGATGTCTTCACCCAGTCCGACAAGGTGCGCATGGTGGGCTTCACTGGCTCCACGCCGGTGGGCAAGCTGCTGATGAAGCAGGCTTCGAGCACGGTGAAGCGTGTGGCGCTGGAGCTGGGCGGCAACGCGCCTTTCCTGATCATGGATGATGCGGACATCGAAAAAGCGGCTGACGGCGTCATCGCGTCGAAATTCCGCGCGTCTGGCCAGACCTGCGTGTCGGCGAACCGGATCATCGCTCACGCCCCTATCGCGGATAAATTGATCGCGGCGCTGAAAGAGCGCATTTCGGCCATCAAGGTGGGCGACGGGCTGACCGAAGGCGTCACCGTCGGCCCGCTGATCCATGACGAGGCGGTCGCCCGCGTCGACAAGCTGGTCGAGAACGCGCGCGAGCGTGGCGCCGTCATCCATACGGGCGGCAAGTCGCTGGCGGATGAGCTGGGCGGGTCCTTCTATGCGCCGACCCTGATCGAGGGCGGCACGGATTTCGAGCTGGAGCTGGCGTGTTTTGAAATCTTCGGCCCGGTCTGCGCAGTGTACCGCGTGGACTCTGAGGACGAGATGATCGAGCTGGCCAACTCAACGCCCTACGGCCTTGCGGCTTATGTCTACACACGCGATGTGGGCCGGGTGCACCGGATCTCCGAAGCGCTTGATTTCGGCATGATCGGGGTCAACGCGCCTATGGTGGGCTCGCCCGCCACACCGTTCGGCGGCGTCAAGGAATCCGGCATCGGCCGTGAGGGCGGCAAATGGGGCGTTGAAGAATTCACCGAGCTGAAATTCGTGCTGCTGTCAGGAGTGGATCAATGA
- the rpiA gene encoding ribose-5-phosphate isomerase RpiA, which yields MSAVEDKTRAAEAALEFIEDGMTLGLGSGSTADIFVRLLGAALESGSLNNVKGVPTSENTARVAREAGVPLIEVDQADRIDITVDGADEVDGRFRLIKGGGGCLLREKIIAHASDLMVVVVDETKLVETLGAFALPVEVDPFGFTITAKKVYDALTAAGVVRPDVKLRCRGDGNDPFVTDGGHYILDCACKALADPEQVAARLNAIPGVVEHGLFINLARAVIVGEEEGARVLEL from the coding sequence ATGAGCGCGGTCGAAGACAAAACCCGGGCTGCCGAAGCGGCGCTTGAATTCATTGAAGACGGCATGACGCTGGGCCTGGGTTCGGGCTCGACCGCAGACATCTTCGTGCGGCTGCTGGGCGCGGCGCTGGAAAGCGGCTCGCTGAACAATGTCAAAGGCGTGCCCACGTCCGAGAACACGGCGCGGGTCGCGCGCGAGGCCGGAGTGCCGCTGATTGAGGTGGATCAGGCCGACAGGATCGACATCACGGTGGACGGCGCAGACGAGGTGGACGGCCGCTTCCGGCTGATCAAAGGCGGCGGCGGTTGCCTGCTGCGTGAAAAGATCATCGCCCACGCCTCTGACCTGATGGTGGTCGTGGTGGACGAGACCAAGCTGGTGGAGACGCTGGGCGCGTTCGCCCTGCCGGTGGAGGTGGATCCGTTCGGCTTCACCATCACCGCCAAGAAAGTCTATGACGCGCTGACGGCGGCCGGCGTGGTGCGCCCGGACGTGAAGCTGCGCTGCCGGGGCGATGGCAATGATCCGTTCGTCACCGATGGCGGCCATTACATTCTCGATTGCGCCTGCAAGGCGCTGGCGGATCCCGAACAGGTCGCGGCGCGCCTGAACGCCATCCCCGGCGTGGTCGAGCACGGCCTGTTCATCAATCTCGCCCGCGCCGTCATCGTCGGCGAGGAAGAGGGCGCCCGGGTGCTGGAGCTTTAG
- a CDS encoding nitroreductase family protein, which yields MASFPSPDFPNPGDSLTAPAPNAEMLTRLARRRSTLAKDMGEPGPSADQIETLIRIGARTPDHGKLFPWRFIVFEGESRTVFGQKLEARFREIEPDAPAERLELERTRFERAPLVIAVVSDTDETHKIPEWEQILSAGAVCQNLLIAAGAMGFGAQWLTEWYAYDKPMKAALGLLPGERVAGFIYVGTPRIDAAERPRKAPRMSRWEG from the coding sequence ATGGCGTCTTTTCCCTCACCCGACTTCCCCAATCCCGGCGACAGTCTGACCGCTCCCGCTCCGAATGCGGAGATGCTGACCCGCCTGGCGCGACGACGCTCGACCCTGGCCAAGGATATGGGCGAACCCGGCCCCAGCGCCGATCAGATCGAAACCCTGATCCGAATCGGCGCGCGCACGCCTGATCACGGCAAGCTCTTCCCCTGGCGTTTCATCGTGTTTGAAGGCGAATCGCGAACCGTGTTCGGTCAAAAGCTCGAGGCGCGCTTTCGCGAAATCGAGCCCGATGCGCCAGCCGAACGACTGGAGCTGGAACGCACGCGCTTCGAACGCGCCCCGCTGGTCATCGCCGTGGTGTCAGACACGGACGAAACTCACAAAATTCCCGAATGGGAACAGATTCTGTCTGCAGGCGCTGTGTGTCAAAACCTGCTGATCGCGGCGGGCGCCATGGGCTTTGGCGCGCAATGGCTGACCGAATGGTACGCGTACGACAAACCCATGAAAGCCGCGCTCGGCCTGCTGCCGGGCGAACGCGTGGCGGGCTTCATCTATGTGGGAACACCCCGGATCGACGCCGCCGAACGCCCCCGCAAAGCCCCGCGCATGAGCCGCTGGGAAGGCTGA